One Eubacteriales bacterium mix99 genomic window carries:
- a CDS encoding NADH:flavin oxidoreductase, with protein MTVHQRFDMDTLERFKHAMADNGVELPLSEDWAVLSSPLSIGGKTIPNRLAIQPMEGCDGEENGSPNELAFRRYERFAKGGAGLIWLEANAVTQNGRANPRQFYLTPRTQDGFRELCSRIRDSRSPEDQPYTVLQLTHSGRYSRPEGKSEPVIAARNPYLDGPDMSDDCVITDSGLEALEDKYVEAAVLAQKVGFDAVDVKASHRYLISGLLSAFTREGKYGGSFENRTRFLLNIVEKIRDRLGDSMAIAVRLNACDGIPYPYGWGVDREDYRVPDLSEPKKLARMLWERGVRILNVTCGNPYYNPHINRPYDLGFYTPPEHPLVSTERLLRCGREIQKAVPEMIVMGTGLSWLREYGAMVAAGAIGKGWFQLAGFGRQAIAYPDFPLDIFREGGMKRSKCCISCSKCSEIMRFGGKTGCVVRDSGVYAQQYRECRGGKPTLIDKRLAEHV; from the coding sequence ATGACAGTGCATCAGCGTTTTGATATGGACACATTGGAACGATTTAAGCATGCAATGGCGGATAACGGTGTGGAGCTTCCGTTGTCGGAGGATTGGGCGGTTCTTTCCAGTCCATTGTCGATTGGCGGGAAAACCATCCCCAACCGATTGGCCATTCAGCCCATGGAGGGGTGCGACGGAGAGGAAAATGGATCCCCGAATGAGCTGGCTTTTCGCCGGTACGAACGGTTTGCAAAAGGCGGGGCCGGACTTATCTGGCTGGAGGCGAACGCGGTGACCCAAAACGGCAGAGCCAATCCCAGACAATTTTATCTGACTCCCCGGACACAGGACGGATTCCGGGAGCTGTGCTCCCGGATCCGGGACAGCCGGTCTCCGGAGGATCAACCGTATACTGTGCTGCAGCTGACCCATTCCGGGCGCTACAGCCGGCCGGAGGGGAAGTCGGAGCCTGTGATTGCGGCCCGGAATCCCTATCTGGACGGACCGGATATGAGCGACGACTGCGTGATTACGGACTCCGGGCTGGAAGCATTGGAAGACAAATATGTGGAGGCTGCCGTTTTGGCGCAGAAGGTTGGATTTGATGCGGTGGATGTGAAGGCTTCCCACCGATATCTGATTTCCGGACTGTTATCTGCCTTTACCCGTGAAGGAAAATACGGCGGTTCCTTTGAAAACCGCACCCGCTTTCTGTTGAATATTGTGGAGAAAATCCGGGACCGTCTGGGAGACAGCATGGCGATTGCCGTGCGGCTGAATGCCTGCGATGGCATTCCGTATCCTTACGGGTGGGGAGTGGATCGGGAGGATTATCGGGTGCCGGATTTGTCCGAACCGAAAAAGCTGGCCCGAATGCTTTGGGAGAGAGGCGTCCGCATTCTGAATGTAACATGCGGCAATCCATACTATAATCCGCATATCAATCGGCCCTATGACCTGGGATTCTACACTCCTCCGGAGCATCCCCTGGTCAGCACGGAGCGGCTTTTGCGCTGCGGCAGGGAGATTCAGAAGGCGGTGCCGGAGATGATCGTCATGGGAACGGGCCTCAGCTGGCTGAGGGAATACGGCGCCATGGTTGCTGCCGGAGCCATTGGCAAAGGCTGGTTTCAACTGGCTGGATTTGGCCGGCAGGCCATAGCTTATCCGGACTTTCCCCTTGATATCTTCCGGGAAGGCGGGATGAAACGCTCCAAATGCTGTATTTCCTGCAGCAAATGTTCGGAAATCATGCGATTTGGCGGAAAAACCGGATGTGTGGTAAGGGACAGCGGGGTATATGCACAGCAGTACCGGGAATGCCGGGGCGGGAAACCCACGCTGATTGACAAGCGCCTGGCGGAACATGTCTAG
- a CDS encoding LacI family DNA-binding transcriptional regulator, with amino-acid sequence MEKGNGQMITIKDVARVAGVSASTVSRALSGRTPVEESTRRKVLEAAQKLNYQPNALAKGLKEGRTGTIGLIVPNICNPVFPLVSRGVEDTARKFGYTVILCNTDEDVNIEMEYIQKLRKKWVDGIILATSGKQSGHITELKDSGLPVVLLIRRLEDRVDAVVVDHIEAARQAVAYLIRTGHRKIAMVNGDQGLTLYRERFQGYLRALRESGLAFDPSLALEIPDVQNCYESVLEFLAARPAPDAVFAASDPMALQVMRAVKDAGYRVPDDISVMGFDDLESAPFLDPPLTTVRQPLYQMGAAAAERIISQIEGKASTSEESAPFVRVMNTELIVRQSTRDRKNQCIMESENRHE; translated from the coding sequence ATGGAAAAAGGGAACGGTCAGATGATTACCATAAAGGATGTGGCAAGGGTCGCCGGAGTATCCGCCAGCACGGTCTCCAGGGCGCTCAGCGGGAGAACTCCGGTGGAGGAATCCACCCGGAGAAAAGTGCTGGAAGCAGCCCAAAAGCTGAATTATCAGCCAAATGCACTGGCAAAGGGACTGAAGGAAGGCCGGACCGGGACCATCGGCCTGATCGTTCCCAATATTTGCAATCCGGTGTTTCCGCTGGTCTCCAGGGGGGTGGAAGATACCGCCAGGAAGTTCGGATATACGGTGATATTATGCAATACCGATGAAGATGTGAACATTGAAATGGAATACATTCAGAAACTGCGGAAGAAATGGGTGGACGGGATCATTCTGGCCACGTCGGGGAAGCAGAGCGGGCACATTACGGAATTAAAGGACAGTGGTTTGCCCGTTGTCCTGCTGATCCGCAGGCTGGAGGATCGTGTGGATGCGGTGGTTGTGGATCATATCGAAGCGGCGCGGCAAGCGGTTGCCTATCTGATCCGGACCGGTCACAGGAAAATTGCCATGGTAAACGGGGATCAGGGACTGACACTTTACCGGGAGCGGTTTCAGGGTTATCTGCGAGCATTGCGGGAGTCCGGTCTTGCCTTTGATCCATCCCTTGCTCTGGAGATTCCGGATGTTCAGAATTGTTATGAATCCGTACTTGAATTTCTTGCAGCCCGGCCTGCACCGGACGCTGTGTTTGCCGCCAGCGATCCCATGGCACTGCAGGTGATGCGGGCTGTGAAGGATGCCGGGTACCGGGTTCCGGATGATATTTCGGTGATGGGATTTGACGATCTGGAGTCCGCCCCGTTTCTGGATCCTCCGCTGACCACCGTGCGCCAGCCTTTATATCAAATGGGGGCAGCTGCCGCGGAGCGGATTATTTCACAGATTGAAGGGAAAGCGTCCACTTCGGAAGAGAGCGCACCGTTTGTACGTGTGATGAATACGGAGCTCATTGTGAGACAATCGACAAGGGACAGAAAGAATCAATGCATCATGGAATCAGAGAATCGGCATGAATAA
- a CDS encoding 3-ketoacyl-ACP reductase, with product MNQKTAVVTGGSRGIGHAIALQLAQEGYKLAIMDINYKEKVRDNLEQIRSVNGNLFYFHGDLGSSQDRKVFAREVREKYGRVDVLVNNAGVAPKVRADLLEMTEESFDFVIGINLKGTFFMTQAIAKDMLKAKAQDPAFRPVIITISSNSEYTSSINRGEYCMSKAGLGMMTKLFADRLAGDGIPVYEIRPGIIRTDMTKTVSEKYDRMISEGLLPIRRWGEPQDIANAVSALCSGKLAYTTGQAIDVDGGFHIRRL from the coding sequence ATGAATCAAAAAACGGCAGTCGTAACCGGCGGAAGCCGGGGAATCGGTCATGCCATAGCCCTGCAGCTGGCACAGGAAGGCTATAAACTGGCAATTATGGATATCAATTACAAGGAAAAGGTTCGGGACAATCTGGAGCAGATCCGTTCCGTGAACGGCAATTTGTTTTATTTCCATGGGGACCTCGGCTCCTCTCAGGATCGGAAAGTCTTTGCACGGGAAGTTCGGGAAAAATATGGCAGGGTGGATGTCCTGGTGAACAACGCCGGTGTTGCCCCCAAAGTACGGGCGGATCTTCTGGAGATGACGGAGGAGAGTTTTGATTTTGTCATCGGCATCAACCTGAAAGGGACATTTTTTATGACCCAGGCCATTGCAAAGGATATGCTGAAGGCAAAGGCCCAGGATCCTGCCTTCCGTCCCGTTATCATCACCATATCCTCCAATTCGGAATACACTTCCTCCATCAACCGGGGAGAATACTGTATGTCCAAAGCCGGATTGGGAATGATGACCAAACTCTTTGCGGACCGACTGGCCGGGGACGGTATTCCGGTGTATGAAATCCGGCCCGGCATCATCCGGACCGATATGACAAAGACGGTCTCGGAAAAGTATGACCGGATGATTTCGGAAGGTCTCCTTCCGATCAGGCGCTGGGGAGAGCCGCAGGATATCGCCAATGCCGTGTCCGCCCTTTGCTCGGGAAAGCTGGCTTACACCACCGGCCAGGCCATCGATGTGGACGGCGGGTTTCATATCAGGAGGTTATAG
- a CDS encoding FAD-binding protein, which translates to MKEERISLCGRSIRTFSLNTVVVGSGAAGLNAADRLVHFGQKDIALITEGWNMGTSRNTGSDKQTYYKLTLGGDTPDSVMGMAETLFDGGAMDGDIALAEAAMSVGCFHHLVETGVPFPHNRFGEYVGYQTDHDPRQRATSAGPLTSRMMTECLQKQVLQEKIRIFDGYQAIAVLTDRGKSHAVGLLALDRNHPENPDDRYVIFRCTNIVYATGGPAGLYRTSVYPESQTGGTGIALEAGAKGKNLTESQYGIASIRFRWNLSGTYQQVLPRYVSTEKDGSDEREFLLDTFPDAGKMLDAIFLKGYQWPFDPGKVLEFGSSLIDILVYRETVRKGRRVFLDYTRNPAGPSGGDLNFDILGRESHAYLKNSGALFGTPIERLRHMNQPAVDLYRDHGIDLEEDYLEIAVCAQHNNGGLSGSLWWESNLLHFFPVGEGNGSHGIYRPGGSALNSGQVGSTRAAQYIAANYSDKPMTWESFLQETGPVLETKIHLGEALLEKTDPESNVRQMRERIGRRTSDAGAHIRSLSGAQAALEEAKGDLASFRAQTCLSSPSELYYAYQNLDLLITQIAYLSAIVDYIRQGGKSRGSYLIADPQGQLPAEGLEESFRFSVSDDAFLSDQIQEVSYENGSCSMHWRPVHPIPKENDWFENVWADYRKGNILR; encoded by the coding sequence ATGAAAGAGGAACGCATTTCCCTTTGCGGGCGCAGCATCCGGACCTTTTCCCTGAATACGGTGGTGGTGGGATCCGGTGCGGCGGGTCTGAATGCCGCGGACCGGCTGGTTCATTTTGGGCAGAAGGATATCGCTCTGATAACGGAAGGCTGGAACATGGGGACTTCCCGGAACACCGGCTCCGACAAGCAGACCTATTATAAGCTGACATTGGGCGGTGATACCCCGGACTCCGTCATGGGTATGGCAGAAACGCTTTTTGACGGAGGGGCCATGGACGGTGATATTGCCCTGGCGGAAGCCGCCATGTCAGTGGGGTGCTTCCACCATTTGGTGGAAACAGGGGTTCCCTTTCCCCATAACCGCTTTGGGGAATATGTGGGTTATCAAACCGACCATGATCCGCGGCAGCGGGCCACATCCGCCGGCCCCCTGACTTCCAGAATGATGACAGAGTGCCTGCAGAAGCAGGTACTGCAGGAAAAGATACGGATTTTTGACGGATATCAGGCGATTGCCGTACTGACCGACCGGGGCAAAAGCCACGCCGTGGGGCTGCTGGCCCTGGACCGGAATCATCCGGAAAACCCCGATGACCGATATGTGATATTTCGCTGCACCAACATTGTTTATGCCACCGGCGGTCCGGCCGGGCTGTACCGCACTTCGGTCTATCCCGAAAGTCAGACCGGCGGGACTGGCATTGCCCTGGAAGCCGGCGCAAAAGGCAAAAACCTGACGGAGTCCCAGTACGGGATTGCTTCGATCCGGTTCCGGTGGAATTTGTCGGGCACCTATCAGCAGGTGTTGCCGCGCTATGTTTCCACAGAAAAGGATGGCAGTGACGAAAGGGAGTTTCTCCTGGATACCTTTCCGGATGCCGGGAAAATGCTGGACGCGATATTCCTGAAAGGGTATCAGTGGCCTTTTGATCCGGGAAAAGTGCTGGAATTCGGCTCTTCCCTGATCGACATCCTGGTTTATCGGGAAACCGTGCGGAAAGGGCGCAGGGTTTTTCTGGATTATACCCGAAACCCGGCGGGTCCCTCCGGCGGTGATCTGAATTTTGATATTCTGGGAAGGGAAAGCCATGCCTATCTGAAGAATTCCGGCGCCCTGTTCGGGACGCCGATAGAGAGGCTGAGACACATGAACCAACCTGCCGTGGATCTTTACCGGGATCACGGGATTGACCTGGAGGAGGACTATCTTGAAATCGCCGTGTGTGCCCAGCATAACAACGGCGGCCTTTCCGGCAGTCTCTGGTGGGAAAGCAATCTCCTCCATTTCTTCCCGGTAGGCGAGGGAAACGGCAGCCATGGCATTTATCGCCCGGGAGGCAGTGCCCTGAATTCCGGACAGGTGGGAAGTACCCGGGCAGCTCAGTACATTGCCGCGAACTATTCAGACAAGCCCATGACTTGGGAGAGCTTTCTGCAGGAGACAGGGCCGGTCCTGGAAACCAAAATCCATCTGGGGGAGGCTCTGCTGGAAAAGACGGATCCGGAGAGCAATGTCCGGCAGATGAGGGAGCGAATTGGCAGGCGAACTTCGGATGCAGGAGCTCATATTCGGTCCCTTTCAGGGGCACAGGCCGCCCTGGAAGAAGCCAAAGGGGACCTCGCCTCTTTCCGGGCGCAGACCTGTCTGTCTTCTCCTTCGGAACTTTATTATGCTTATCAGAATCTGGATCTGCTGATTACGCAGATTGCCTATCTTTCCGCCATTGTGGATTATATCCGTCAGGGAGGAAAGAGCAGGGGCTCTTATCTGATTGCGGATCCGCAGGGACAGCTGCCTGCGGAAGGACTGGAGGAAAGCTTCCGCTTTTCCGTATCCGATGATGCTTTTCTGTCGGATCAGATTCAGGAGGTATCCTATGAGAACGGCAGCTGCAGCATGCATTGGCGGCCGGTCCATCCCATTCCAAAAGAAAACGATTGGTTTGAAAATGTCTGGGCGGATTACCGGAAGGGAAACATTCTGCGATGA
- a CDS encoding Gfo/Idh/MocA family oxidoreductase: protein MLAISPYGMKRTIQLQGNQQIRTERKGKMEEKTSILLVGIGGYGNTYVNALLDHGREHHAEIAGVVDPFPKGCRRYDEIKRAGIPRYDTMEDFYRSGKADLAVISSPIHFHCAQVCMALEKGSHVLCEKPISAMPEEARKMMEVQKSTGLLVGIGFQWSFSRAVRELKEDIRQGDLGKPVLLKTMILWPRDKNYFARSWAGKMSDGQGHMIRDSVANNATAHYLHNMFYVLGDRENTAAVPAKVEAELYRANKIENFDTAAVRVTTAFGAELRYYATHAVNRSLGPVFKYEFENGTAYFDGPESGKGITVRFWDGREKSYGDPNRNAANKLWIMMDAVHGKGRVPCDLHTAYSHVLCIDAMQRSVPNIPDFPDAVRRYDKEKEIVWIDGLYERMNDCCAKGILPSEAGAEWAVRGRQIIL from the coding sequence ATGCTGGCAATAAGTCCGTATGGAATGAAAAGGACGATACAGTTGCAGGGAAATCAGCAGATCAGAACAGAAAGGAAGGGGAAAATGGAGGAGAAAACATCTATTTTGCTGGTGGGAATCGGAGGATACGGAAATACCTATGTGAACGCCTTGCTGGATCATGGCAGGGAGCATCACGCAGAGATTGCAGGGGTGGTGGATCCTTTTCCGAAAGGATGCCGGAGATATGATGAAATAAAACGGGCAGGGATTCCCCGGTACGATACCATGGAGGATTTTTACCGCTCCGGAAAGGCGGATCTCGCTGTCATTTCGTCCCCCATTCATTTTCACTGTGCGCAGGTATGCATGGCCCTGGAGAAGGGAAGTCATGTACTGTGTGAAAAGCCCATCAGCGCTATGCCGGAGGAAGCCAGGAAGATGATGGAGGTTCAGAAATCCACCGGGCTGTTGGTGGGGATCGGCTTTCAATGGTCCTTCAGCCGGGCGGTTCGTGAATTGAAGGAGGATATCCGGCAGGGAGACCTGGGAAAGCCGGTGCTGCTGAAAACCATGATCCTCTGGCCCAGGGACAAAAACTATTTTGCCCGGAGCTGGGCAGGGAAGATGAGCGACGGACAGGGTCATATGATTCGGGACAGTGTAGCCAACAACGCCACGGCGCATTATCTGCACAATATGTTTTATGTATTGGGGGACAGGGAAAATACCGCTGCGGTTCCGGCAAAGGTGGAGGCGGAGCTGTACCGGGCCAACAAAATCGAAAACTTTGATACGGCAGCAGTTCGGGTTACCACCGCCTTCGGCGCAGAACTGCGCTATTACGCCACCCACGCGGTAAACCGATCCCTGGGGCCGGTTTTCAAATATGAGTTTGAAAATGGCACCGCTTATTTTGACGGTCCGGAGAGCGGGAAAGGGATCACCGTCCGTTTTTGGGATGGCAGGGAGAAGTCGTATGGGGATCCCAACCGCAATGCGGCCAATAAACTTTGGATCATGATGGATGCCGTTCATGGTAAGGGCAGAGTTCCCTGCGATCTGCATACGGCTTATTCCCATGTGCTGTGCATTGATGCCATGCAGCGTTCCGTTCCTAATATTCCGGATTTCCCGGACGCCGTCCGGCGTTACGATAAGGAGAAGGAAATCGTCTGGATTGACGGCCTTTATGAGCGAATGAATGATTGCTGCGCGAAAGGCATTTTGCCTTCGGAAGCCGGTGCCGAATGGGCAGTACGGGGAAGACAGATTATACTGTAA
- a CDS encoding glycerol-3-phosphate responsive antiterminator, translated as MPHRIGGERLISELLERLQDNPIIAAVRDDEGMKAALISEVTAIFLLNSDIFNLKYLVKEIQERGKSAFVHMDFVEGLGSDGRAVDYIAEKMQPDGIISTRGNLIRRAKEKGLFAIQRFFLIDSQSYRTAIRQVQSGKPDMIEIMPGVMPDVISRICKEVHIPVIAGGLVDSKCDIIGILKAGAVGASIGKIGLWSL; from the coding sequence ATGCCACACCGAATTGGAGGGGAACGTCTCATCAGTGAATTGTTGGAACGGTTGCAGGATAACCCGATTATAGCGGCAGTGCGCGACGACGAAGGAATGAAGGCGGCATTGATTTCTGAGGTTACGGCGATCTTCCTGCTGAATTCTGACATCTTCAACCTGAAGTACCTGGTGAAAGAAATCCAGGAAAGAGGCAAAAGCGCTTTTGTCCATATGGATTTTGTGGAAGGCCTGGGAAGTGACGGAAGGGCAGTGGACTATATTGCGGAAAAGATGCAGCCGGACGGGATCATCAGTACGCGGGGGAATCTGATTCGCCGTGCCAAAGAGAAGGGACTTTTTGCCATACAGCGCTTTTTTCTTATTGACAGTCAGTCCTATCGTACCGCGATCCGGCAGGTTCAGTCCGGAAAACCGGATATGATAGAGATCATGCCGGGAGTAATGCCGGATGTGATCAGCAGGATCTGCAAAGAGGTGCACATACCTGTCATCGCCGGAGGATTGGTGGATTCCAAGTGCGACATCATTGGGATTCTGAAGGCCGGTGCCGTGGGAGCATCCATTGGAAAGATTGGTTTATGGAGTTTATAG
- a CDS encoding NAD(P)/FAD-dependent oxidoreductase, with translation MVYDAAVIGAGVTGAFIARELSRYQLNVCLLEREEDVAMGTTKANSAIVHAGYDAKHRTLKSLLNVRGNALMEQATRELGVPFKRIGSLVLAFNEEDRAVLEQLYQNGIQNKVPGLRLLNAKETVAMEPNVSHRVVGSLYAPTAGITCPYELALGAVENAVQNGVDLKRNCSVLDIRKEKSMEKGQENFVLTTEQGEIRASYLVNAAGVYGEVVSEMVQERSFTIHPRKGEYLLLDKSQGNLVHSVIFQTPTKMGKGVLVAPTVDGNLLTGPTALDVSEKDDVGTTAEGLEKIRKEAGKSVPDIPFRDVITSFAGLRATPDTGDFIIEASGTVKGFLNVVGIESPGLTAAPAIGEYAVDLLGKEGLPLVPRGDFQPVRKPAVRFREQTDEEKQRLIRENPLYGNVICRCEIITEGEIVDSIRRPAGARSLDGVKRRTRAGMGRCQGGFCTPRVTAILARELRIPEERVTKKGKGSELLAEKRGPSC, from the coding sequence ATGGTTTATGACGCAGCGGTGATTGGCGCCGGAGTGACAGGAGCCTTTATCGCCAGGGAGCTTTCCCGATATCAGCTGAACGTCTGCCTGCTGGAAAGGGAAGAAGATGTGGCCATGGGGACCACCAAGGCAAACAGTGCCATCGTGCATGCAGGCTATGATGCAAAGCATCGTACTTTGAAGAGTCTTCTGAATGTACGGGGAAATGCGTTGATGGAGCAGGCCACCCGGGAGCTGGGGGTTCCGTTCAAACGGATCGGTTCGCTGGTTCTGGCATTCAATGAAGAGGATCGGGCGGTTCTTGAGCAGCTGTATCAGAACGGGATTCAGAACAAAGTGCCCGGTCTTCGGCTGCTGAATGCAAAGGAGACAGTCGCCATGGAGCCCAATGTATCCCACCGGGTGGTGGGATCCCTTTATGCGCCGACAGCAGGTATTACCTGTCCCTATGAACTGGCTCTGGGAGCCGTGGAAAATGCCGTTCAGAATGGGGTGGATCTGAAGCGGAACTGCAGCGTACTGGATATCCGAAAAGAAAAAAGCATGGAAAAGGGGCAGGAGAATTTTGTGTTGACGACGGAGCAGGGAGAAATCCGTGCATCCTATCTGGTTAATGCTGCCGGGGTTTATGGTGAGGTTGTATCGGAGATGGTGCAGGAGAGGAGCTTTACCATTCATCCCAGAAAAGGGGAATACCTGCTGTTGGATAAAAGCCAGGGCAATCTGGTTCATTCCGTGATTTTTCAGACGCCGACCAAAATGGGAAAAGGTGTCCTGGTGGCGCCTACCGTGGACGGCAATCTGTTGACGGGGCCCACAGCCCTGGACGTTTCAGAAAAGGACGATGTCGGCACGACGGCGGAAGGACTGGAAAAGATAAGAAAAGAAGCAGGCAAATCCGTGCCGGATATTCCATTCCGCGATGTCATCACCTCCTTTGCCGGGCTGCGCGCAACCCCGGACACCGGAGACTTTATTATAGAAGCATCCGGGACAGTAAAAGGCTTCCTGAATGTGGTGGGAATCGAATCGCCCGGGCTGACCGCAGCCCCCGCCATAGGGGAATATGCGGTGGACCTTTTAGGGAAGGAAGGGCTGCCGCTGGTTCCCAGGGGCGATTTTCAGCCTGTCCGAAAACCCGCCGTTCGATTCCGGGAACAGACGGATGAGGAAAAGCAGAGGCTGATCCGTGAAAATCCTCTGTATGGAAATGTGATATGCCGGTGCGAGATCATTACGGAGGGAGAAATCGTGGACAGCATCCGGAGGCCGGCAGGCGCCAGGAGCCTGGACGGAGTCAAGCGGAGGACCCGGGCCGGGATGGGCAGATGCCAGGGCGGATTTTGCACGCCCAGAGTGACAGCCATCCTTGCAAGGGAACTGCGGATACCGGAAGAAAGAGTGACAAAAAAAGGTAAAGGATCCGAATTATTGGCGGAAAAGAGGGGGCCATCATGCTGA
- a CDS encoding FAD-dependent oxidoreductase: MLKVDLAVIGGGPAGLAAALEARKNGIEKVLILERDKELGGILQQCIHNGFGLHYFGEELTGPEYAGRFVEQVEEQGIPYKCDTMVLHLSRDRTITAINRTDGLMKIKAKAVVLAMGCRERTRGALNIPGFRPAGIYTAGTAQRFVNMDGYLPGRKVVILGSGDIGLIMARRLTLEGAEVRMVCELLPYSGGLNRNIVQCLEDYRIPLKLSHTVTNIFGKERLEGVTVAQVDSSRQPIRETEEYVPCDTLLLSVGLIPENELSKEAGVPLDRLTSGPIVKETMETCVKGIFACGNVVHVHDLVDFVTRESITAGRCAAEYILKHNDAGSVSDEGRKTGRSVQDQKTDEAAEAGRQSDGIQTVAANGIKYVVPQYVSRGEHPEGLKLFFRVDGIYRNVRIAVQCEDHEIYSVRKRKVAPGEMETLTLKPELAGDLDPCRELRVELVSQDK, from the coding sequence ATGCTGAAAGTGGATTTGGCAGTGATCGGTGGTGGGCCGGCAGGACTGGCTGCTGCCCTGGAAGCCAGGAAGAATGGAATCGAAAAGGTTCTCATCCTGGAAAGGGATAAGGAATTGGGCGGTATTCTGCAGCAGTGCATTCATAACGGGTTTGGCCTCCATTATTTTGGCGAGGAACTGACCGGCCCGGAATACGCCGGACGGTTTGTGGAACAGGTGGAGGAACAGGGGATTCCGTATAAATGCGATACCATGGTGCTGCATCTCAGTCGGGATCGGACCATTACCGCGATCAACCGAACCGATGGGCTGATGAAAATAAAGGCGAAGGCTGTGGTGCTGGCCATGGGGTGCAGGGAACGGACAAGGGGTGCCCTGAATATTCCGGGTTTCCGGCCGGCCGGGATCTATACCGCCGGTACTGCTCAGCGGTTTGTCAATATGGACGGGTATCTTCCTGGCCGGAAAGTTGTCATCCTGGGTTCGGGCGATATCGGGCTCATCATGGCAAGACGGCTGACTCTGGAAGGTGCGGAAGTCCGGATGGTCTGTGAGCTGCTTCCTTACTCCGGCGGCCTGAACCGAAACATCGTGCAGTGCCTGGAGGATTACCGGATTCCCCTGAAACTCAGCCATACGGTGACCAACATCTTCGGGAAGGAACGGCTGGAAGGGGTTACCGTTGCACAGGTGGATTCCAGCCGGCAGCCCATCCGGGAAACGGAAGAATATGTTCCCTGTGATACCCTGCTTTTGTCCGTGGGACTGATTCCGGAAAATGAGCTTTCCAAAGAAGCCGGTGTTCCGCTGGACCGGCTTACCTCCGGGCCGATTGTGAAAGAGACCATGGAGACCTGTGTGAAAGGCATTTTTGCCTGTGGCAATGTGGTGCACGTTCACGATCTGGTGGACTTTGTAACCCGGGAAAGCATTACCGCAGGCCGCTGCGCAGCCGAATATATTCTGAAGCATAATGATGCGGGAAGCGTTTCGGATGAAGGCAGAAAAACAGGCAGATCCGTACAGGATCAGAAAACGGATGAGGCAGCAGAAGCAGGCCGCCAAAGCGACGGGATTCAAACGGTGGCTGCGAATGGCATCAAATATGTCGTGCCCCAGTACGTCAGTCGGGGAGAGCATCCGGAGGGACTCAAACTGTTTTTCCGGGTGGATGGGATTTACCGGAATGTCCGTATCGCGGTGCAATGTGAAGATCATGAGATTTATTCTGTTCGAAAGAGAAAAGTTGCGCCGGGGGAGATGGAGACTCTAACCCTGAAGCCGGAGCTGGCGGGGGATCTGGATCCCTGCAGAGAGCTCCGTGTTGAGCTTGTTT